One Natrinema marinum genomic window carries:
- a CDS encoding universal stress protein: MDEPRDFDDILVPTDGSKAARNGAEQAIKFARRNDATLHVLYAMDMGDADYVAVPSDIAETRRRLEKKGEKFVSEIEDFAADAGVDCVTAVVANTPVEAIHEYVDEHDIDLVVMGKRGRSDPDKPLIGSITNRVVGSLDVPVFTA, translated from the coding sequence ATGGACGAACCACGCGACTTCGACGATATCCTCGTCCCGACCGACGGTAGCAAAGCCGCCCGCAACGGTGCCGAACAGGCGATCAAGTTCGCGCGGCGAAACGACGCGACCCTGCACGTCCTGTACGCCATGGACATGGGCGACGCCGACTACGTCGCCGTTCCGAGCGACATCGCGGAGACGCGGCGCCGCCTCGAGAAGAAGGGCGAAAAGTTCGTCTCCGAGATCGAGGATTTCGCTGCGGACGCCGGAGTCGATTGCGTCACGGCGGTCGTGGCGAACACGCCCGTCGAGGCCATCCACGAGTACGTCGACGAACACGACATCGATCTCGTCGTAATGGGCAAACGCGGGCGTTCGGACCCCGACAAACCGCTGATCGGCTCGATCACGAACCGGGTGGTCGGCTCGCTCGACGTTCCCGTGTTCACCGCCTGA
- a CDS encoding universal stress protein, translating to MYDRILFPTDGSDVADAAAEAAVTFARRFDADLHAVHVLEFGELPPGVEDDAADEFAHLGEEAVRSATELAADAGVDATGTVLEGGRPVHRAVLEYADEHDADCIVMGTYGRTGLDRFVLGSVAERILREAPVPVVTVHEDTVVDSALDSVLVPTDGSDCAAAAVDHAIDLATVTDATLHAVNVVDLGVFWDESAAIALDALEDAGERVTERAVERAADAGVATADAAVLTGTPHHEIVAYADEHDIDCIVMGTHGRTGLDRYLLGSATERVVRHTDVPVISVKDRS from the coding sequence ATGTACGACCGAATCCTCTTTCCGACCGACGGTAGCGATGTCGCGGACGCTGCGGCCGAGGCGGCCGTCACGTTCGCCCGGCGATTCGACGCCGACTTACACGCGGTCCACGTCCTCGAGTTCGGCGAACTCCCGCCTGGGGTCGAGGACGACGCGGCCGACGAGTTCGCCCACCTCGGCGAGGAAGCGGTCAGAAGTGCCACCGAACTGGCGGCCGACGCCGGCGTCGACGCGACGGGGACGGTTCTCGAGGGCGGCCGACCGGTCCATCGTGCGGTCCTCGAGTACGCCGACGAACACGACGCGGACTGCATCGTAATGGGAACCTACGGTCGCACCGGGCTCGACCGGTTCGTCCTCGGCAGCGTCGCGGAACGGATCCTGCGCGAAGCGCCCGTGCCAGTCGTGACCGTCCACGAGGACACGGTCGTCGATTCGGCCCTCGATTCGGTGCTGGTCCCAACCGACGGCAGCGACTGCGCCGCGGCGGCAGTCGACCACGCTATCGACCTGGCGACGGTGACTGACGCGACGCTCCACGCCGTCAACGTCGTCGATCTCGGCGTCTTCTGGGACGAGAGCGCGGCCATCGCCCTCGACGCGCTCGAGGACGCGGGCGAGCGCGTGACCGAACGGGCCGTCGAACGCGCCGCCGACGCCGGCGTCGCGACCGCCGACGCGGCGGTCCTGACCGGGACGCCACACCACGAGATCGTCGCCTACGCCGACGAGCACGATATCGATTGCATCGTCATGGGTACCCACGGGCGGACCGGACTGGACCGGTATCTCCTGGGCAGCGCCACCGAACGGGTGGTCCGCCACACCGACGTTCCGGTGATCTCAGTCAAAGACCGGTCGTAG
- a CDS encoding universal stress protein, whose amino-acid sequence MKLLVAVDGSEEAANALEYATDIADAFEGSITIVYVVDPAVYDEGGRGPVSTLTDAEQRLILESIEAAERRGGDVLEEATERAKTFGHDVEDELLYGDPAAEIPDYATAEGFDAIYVGHRGRSERAERLLGSVAKEVVERATVPVTVVR is encoded by the coding sequence ATGAAGCTCTTGGTAGCCGTCGACGGGTCCGAGGAGGCCGCAAACGCCCTCGAGTACGCCACCGACATCGCGGACGCGTTCGAGGGATCGATAACGATCGTCTACGTCGTCGATCCCGCCGTCTACGACGAAGGCGGACGCGGCCCCGTCTCGACGCTTACGGACGCCGAGCAGCGACTGATCCTCGAGAGCATCGAAGCCGCCGAACGGCGGGGCGGCGACGTTCTCGAGGAGGCGACCGAGCGCGCCAAGACATTCGGCCACGACGTCGAGGATGAACTCCTCTACGGCGATCCGGCCGCGGAGATCCCCGACTACGCTACGGCGGAAGGGTTCGACGCGATCTACGTCGGTCACCGCGGCCGCTCGGAGCGGGCTGAACGGCTGCTCGGCAGCGTCGCCAAGGAGGTCGTCGAACGCGCCACCGTTCCAGTCACCGTCGTCCGCTAA
- a CDS encoding DUF7557 family protein: MTRTIELDDELAQRIEGHLEDDETIEEFVAELVAIYEQEGRFLQEGA; the protein is encoded by the coding sequence ATGACCCGAACGATCGAACTCGACGACGAACTCGCACAACGAATCGAGGGCCACCTCGAGGACGACGAGACCATCGAGGAGTTCGTTGCCGAACTGGTCGCGATCTACGAGCAGGAGGGGCGGTTCCTCCAGGAAGGGGCGTAA
- a CDS encoding AI-2E family transporter, which produces MGEADSSIRNVRVWAARDRLGWWLLGAALLAVLGLVINHYLPWLVFGLFIYYVARPITRRLERRIASPTLVAALTLLLIVVPIVVMLGAILLVALGQLVTAMAELPVDSILAQLPVQISDLPNTPSEVYDTTVVLIQEPSVQTLLGSVGQAIGAVGAVLFNMFISLLIAFFLLVSDRDIADWFESNVFGEEGLVTDYFSAIDRGLGSIYFGYTMTIFAVIILSAIIYTLFNVFAPGGLAIPSAVLFAVVTGLFTLVPLVGRSIVYVAIAGTLAVQAATVDPRLLWFPLAFLAVMIVAFDNLVRTYIRPFLSGRLLHTGLVMFAYLFGPPLFGWSGIFLGPFLMVFIVTFVRMILPVLVDPERERVDIEPEHTLDEFAESPGEQGETPPSEVDRTDIGTG; this is translated from the coding sequence ATGGGCGAAGCTGATTCATCGATACGGAACGTCCGCGTCTGGGCAGCCCGTGACCGTCTGGGGTGGTGGCTGCTGGGAGCCGCGTTACTGGCCGTGCTGGGGCTCGTCATCAATCACTACCTCCCCTGGCTCGTCTTCGGGCTGTTCATCTACTACGTCGCGCGGCCGATCACGCGGCGACTCGAACGGCGCATCGCTTCGCCGACGCTCGTCGCGGCACTGACGCTGCTCCTGATCGTCGTTCCGATCGTGGTGATGCTCGGTGCGATTTTGCTCGTCGCGCTCGGGCAACTGGTGACAGCGATGGCCGAGTTGCCGGTCGACAGCATCCTCGCACAGCTGCCGGTTCAGATCTCAGACCTCCCGAACACGCCCTCGGAGGTGTACGACACGACGGTCGTGTTGATTCAGGAGCCGTCCGTTCAGACCCTGCTCGGTTCCGTCGGGCAGGCGATCGGCGCGGTCGGTGCAGTGTTGTTCAATATGTTCATCTCGCTGCTGATCGCGTTCTTCCTGCTCGTCAGCGACCGCGATATCGCCGACTGGTTCGAATCGAACGTCTTCGGCGAGGAGGGCCTGGTGACCGACTACTTCTCGGCCATCGATCGCGGACTGGGCTCGATCTACTTCGGCTATACGATGACGATCTTCGCGGTCATCATCCTCTCGGCGATCATCTACACGCTGTTTAACGTCTTCGCGCCCGGCGGACTGGCGATCCCCTCGGCCGTGCTGTTCGCCGTCGTCACCGGTCTGTTCACGCTCGTCCCGCTCGTCGGTCGGTCGATCGTCTACGTCGCGATCGCCGGGACTCTCGCGGTTCAGGCGGCGACGGTCGATCCGCGACTTCTCTGGTTCCCGCTCGCGTTCCTCGCGGTCATGATCGTCGCGTTCGACAATCTCGTCCGGACCTATATCCGGCCGTTCCTCTCCGGGCGACTGCTCCACACCGGGCTCGTCATGTTCGCGTACCTGTTCGGCCCGCCGCTGTTCGGCTGGTCGGGCATCTTCCTCGGCCCGTTCCTGATGGTGTTCATCGTGACGTTCGTCCGGATGATCCTCCCGGTGTTGGTCGATCCCGAGCGCGAGCGCGTCGATATCGAGCCCGAACACACGCTCGACGAGTTCGCCGAGAGCCCCGGGGAGCAAGGGGAGACACCCCCGTCCGAGGTGGACCGAACCGACATCGGAACGGGGTGA
- a CDS encoding enoyl-CoA hydratase/isomerase family protein has protein sequence MLGEDVLLDVQDGIATITLNQPDRMNALSEGIKTGISDALDEVTARDDARVVVLEGAGKAFCAGGDISGMADADYTDHERTQGIVEDCEAIPIRIHNLELPTVATVDGYCVGAGVGVAMSCDMVLASDRAKFALAFRNIGLTLDYATSLFVTRAVGPYVAKELALTGETISGEEADEIGLINHAYPANEFEDEAGDLIERIATGPTVALHYSVRNIDRSYNSSIREVVEREAKSQNLASGTQDHREGVEAFGEDRDPSFEGH, from the coding sequence ATGCTCGGTGAAGACGTACTTCTGGACGTACAGGACGGCATCGCGACGATCACGCTCAACCAGCCGGATCGGATGAACGCCCTCTCGGAGGGGATCAAAACCGGCATCTCGGACGCGCTCGACGAAGTGACCGCCCGAGACGACGCGCGCGTCGTCGTCCTCGAGGGCGCGGGAAAGGCGTTCTGTGCCGGCGGCGACATCAGCGGCATGGCCGACGCCGACTACACAGACCACGAGCGCACCCAGGGCATCGTCGAGGACTGCGAAGCGATCCCGATTCGCATTCACAACCTCGAGTTGCCGACGGTGGCGACGGTCGACGGCTACTGCGTCGGGGCCGGCGTCGGCGTCGCGATGTCCTGTGACATGGTGCTGGCGAGCGACCGCGCCAAGTTCGCACTCGCGTTCCGAAACATCGGCCTGACGCTCGACTACGCGACCTCGCTGTTCGTCACGCGGGCCGTCGGTCCCTACGTCGCGAAGGAACTGGCGCTCACCGGGGAGACGATCTCCGGCGAGGAGGCCGACGAGATCGGCCTGATCAACCACGCGTATCCGGCCAACGAGTTCGAGGACGAAGCGGGCGACTTGATCGAGCGGATCGCCACCGGTCCGACGGTCGCGCTGCACTACTCCGTTCGGAACATCGATCGGTCGTACAACAGTTCGATCCGCGAGGTCGTCGAGCGGGAAGCGAAGTCTCAGAACCTCGCCAGTGGCACGCAGGACCACCGCGAGGGCGTCGAGGCGTTCGGCGAGGATCGCGACCCCTCGTTCGAGGGCCACTGA
- a CDS encoding enoyl-CoA hydratase/isomerase family protein gives MSDSIDTSFADRVVTITMNEPERGNPLSRDDYLTIYDALQAARDTDARCVVLEGAGDAFSSGFDVESMGESDDDGTLHDSVEQIQRHEHRLVRELITHPLPIIGKIDGPAIGDAAGFAIACDIPLASERTRIGFSHVRFGLSMDCGISYVLPRLVGRGLAMELAMTGRIVDGERAQELGLVNHVFATDEFEARADEIVSEIATGPPIALKHIKELVRTSHETSLEDALANEATRQTIVFETEDYRRAVEALREGEEPEFRGR, from the coding sequence ATGTCAGACAGCATCGATACGTCGTTCGCCGATCGCGTGGTCACGATCACGATGAACGAGCCCGAGCGGGGGAATCCCCTTTCTCGAGACGACTATCTTACGATCTACGACGCGCTGCAGGCGGCGCGTGACACCGATGCGCGGTGTGTCGTGCTAGAGGGTGCCGGCGATGCGTTCTCGTCGGGCTTCGACGTGGAGTCGATGGGCGAGTCGGACGACGACGGGACACTCCACGACAGCGTCGAGCAGATACAACGCCACGAACATCGGCTCGTCCGAGAGCTCATCACGCATCCCCTCCCCATCATCGGGAAGATCGACGGGCCGGCCATCGGCGACGCGGCGGGGTTCGCGATCGCGTGCGATATTCCGCTCGCGAGCGAGCGGACCAGGATCGGTTTCTCCCACGTTCGCTTCGGGCTGAGCATGGACTGTGGCATCTCGTACGTCCTCCCCCGACTCGTCGGTCGCGGACTCGCCATGGAGCTGGCGATGACCGGTCGGATCGTCGACGGCGAGCGCGCTCAGGAACTCGGGCTCGTCAATCACGTCTTCGCGACCGACGAGTTCGAGGCGCGGGCCGACGAGATCGTCTCGGAGATCGCGACCGGCCCCCCGATCGCCCTCAAACACATCAAAGAGCTCGTCCGAACCAGCCACGAGACGAGCCTCGAGGACGCGTTGGCCAACGAGGCGACCAGACAGACGATCGTCTTCGAGACCGAGGACTACCGACGCGCGGTCGAAGCGCTGCGCGAGGGCGAAGAGCCGGAGTTCCGCGGTCGGTAA
- a CDS encoding putative zinc-binding protein, with protein MSADYDDLPLVYSCSGCSSAAQMANDLAVRLDRERRAEMSCIAGVGGDVPPLVNTATDDRPTLVIDGCPLECARKCLAQHDVTPDRHVNLAERGVPKEYHAGYDDERAAAVYEELVDALEGLEATR; from the coding sequence ATGAGCGCAGACTACGACGACCTCCCGCTGGTGTACTCGTGCTCGGGGTGCTCGAGCGCGGCCCAGATGGCCAACGACCTCGCCGTCAGGCTCGACCGGGAGCGGCGCGCGGAGATGTCCTGTATCGCCGGCGTCGGCGGCGACGTGCCACCGCTCGTGAACACCGCGACCGACGACCGGCCGACGCTCGTGATCGACGGCTGTCCGCTCGAGTGTGCGCGGAAGTGTCTAGCTCAACACGACGTAACGCCCGACCGGCACGTCAACCTCGCAGAGCGGGGCGTCCCGAAGGAGTATCACGCCGGCTACGACGACGAGCGAGCGGCGGCGGTGTACGAGGAACTCGTCGACGCGCTCGAGGGGCTCGAGGCGACGAGGTGA
- a CDS encoding DUF3194 domain-containing protein, with product MSSDEPSDETVVQTASDAAEGLIFSRYKQSDVRDCDVTVTFEDGVLEVDVYLNAPEDEADPEQVADDAALAAREAVDELFGEQ from the coding sequence ATGTCGAGCGACGAGCCGTCCGACGAGACGGTCGTTCAGACGGCTTCCGACGCCGCGGAGGGCCTCATCTTCTCGCGGTACAAGCAATCCGACGTGCGTGATTGTGACGTCACCGTCACGTTCGAGGACGGCGTGCTCGAAGTCGACGTCTACCTCAACGCACCCGAGGACGAGGCCGACCCCGAGCAGGTCGCCGACGACGCCGCGCTCGCGGCGCGGGAGGCGGTCGACGAACTGTTCGGCGAACAGTAG
- a CDS encoding prefoldin subunit beta produces the protein MQGNLPPEAQEKIEQLQDLQETAQEVAVQKQEAESSLTEAESALEELENVDDDTTMYRNVGELLVETEYDQAEEDLEDKVDTLEIRLETLEKQEERVQDQFESLQEDLEELLGGGGGMGGPAGPGGPGAGGA, from the coding sequence ATGCAAGGAAACCTGCCGCCGGAAGCACAGGAGAAAATCGAGCAGCTGCAGGACCTCCAGGAGACGGCACAGGAAGTCGCCGTCCAGAAACAGGAAGCCGAATCGAGCCTGACCGAGGCCGAAAGCGCCCTCGAGGAACTCGAGAACGTCGACGACGACACGACGATGTACCGCAACGTCGGCGAACTCCTCGTCGAGACCGAGTACGACCAGGCCGAGGAGGACCTCGAGGACAAAGTCGATACGCTCGAGATCCGCCTCGAGACCCTCGAGAAGCAGGAAGAGCGCGTCCAGGACCAGTTCGAGAGCCTCCAGGAGGACCTCGAGGAACTGCTCGGCGGTGGCGGCGGCATGGGCGGCCCGGCCGGCCCCGGCGGCCCGGGCGCTGGCGGCGCGTAA
- a CDS encoding DUF2243 domain-containing protein — MTDETTTWLGLSRDAKPLVLAGLALGLGIGGFFDGIVFHQILQIHHMLSSYPDTSIATDLELNVMADGIFHLATYTFTIIGIVLLSRAWRFHPVPESGRTLLGAVIAGWGLFNVVEGLVAHQLLGLHHVWPAGPGPTVLWDAVFLLWGALFLVGGYLLIRTDSAATPTAGTDAVATDGGE, encoded by the coding sequence ATGACAGACGAGACCACGACCTGGCTCGGACTCAGCCGGGACGCCAAACCGCTCGTGCTGGCCGGCCTCGCGCTCGGGTTGGGGATCGGCGGCTTCTTCGACGGGATCGTCTTCCACCAGATCCTGCAGATTCACCACATGCTCTCGTCATACCCCGACACGAGCATCGCCACCGACCTCGAGCTCAACGTGATGGCCGACGGGATCTTCCATCTCGCGACGTACACCTTCACCATCATCGGCATCGTGTTGCTCTCGAGGGCATGGCGGTTTCATCCGGTGCCCGAATCAGGCCGCACGCTGCTCGGGGCGGTGATCGCGGGCTGGGGCCTGTTCAACGTCGTCGAGGGGCTCGTCGCTCACCAGCTACTCGGACTCCACCACGTCTGGCCCGCTGGGCCCGGCCCGACCGTCCTCTGGGACGCCGTCTTTCTGCTGTGGGGTGCGCTGTTCCTCGTCGGCGGCTACTTGCTGATCCGAACCGACAGCGCCGCGACGCCGACGGCCGGAACCGACGCGGTCGCGACGGACGGGGGAGAGTAA
- a CDS encoding KEOPS complex subunit Pcc1, whose amino-acid sequence MPSHDATLEFDYETPSRARLVAASVRREIGEIDDDRSQTTLEREGTVLVLEIDATDAVALRAALNTWFSLVDVAERTADAGTRVLEDR is encoded by the coding sequence GTGCCTTCTCACGACGCGACCCTCGAATTCGATTACGAGACACCGTCGCGTGCCCGACTCGTCGCTGCGAGCGTCCGCCGCGAGATCGGCGAGATCGACGACGACCGCTCGCAAACGACGCTCGAGCGCGAGGGCACCGTCCTCGTCCTCGAGATCGACGCCACCGACGCCGTCGCCCTGCGAGCGGCGCTGAACACCTGGTTCTCGCTGGTCGATGTCGCAGAGCGGACCGCGGACGCGGGTACGCGAGTTCTCGAGGATCGGTGA